One window of Desulfomicrobium apsheronum genomic DNA carries:
- a CDS encoding CRISPR-associated endonuclease Cas4/Cas1, whose translation MIEQPLIPVRMLNEYVYCPRLAHLMWVQAEFAHNEFTTDGVIKHRRVDTPGKPLHEPLTEEQTIHARSVSLSSESLGITAKMDLVEGRGSDVVPVDYKRGKRPHTSKGAYDPERVQLCAQGLLLREHGFHCDGGVLYFVASKERVRVEFDDDLEALTRRSIAELALLAGQAMAPEPLIDSPKCPHCSLVGICLPDETGFLRGREMAIRPIFAGVEQASPLYVQSPKAYIRKNGMRLLVEENREIVAEARLEEVSQLAVFGSSMLTTPALHECFRREIPVTYLSYGGWFLGHTVGTGHRNVETRTAQYRASFDQAMCLGLARSLVAAKIANSRTLLRRNHRGEGAPKDALEGLGRDVRMARTASNLESLLGHEGTAASRYFGLFAAMFKSDGPDSWRFDFVSRNRRPPKDPVNAMLSFAYAMLVRELSVALSAVGLDPYRGFYHQPRFGRPALALDMMEPFRPLVADSVVITVVNNGEVQTGDFVQAAGSCNLTDKGRKSFIRAFERRMNQEVTHPIFKYRISYRRLLEVQARLLVRYLSGEINEYPCFMTR comes from the coding sequence ATGATCGAACAACCTCTCATCCCCGTCCGCATGCTCAACGAATACGTGTACTGCCCCCGACTCGCCCATCTCATGTGGGTTCAGGCGGAATTCGCCCACAACGAATTCACGACGGACGGCGTCATCAAGCATAGACGCGTCGATACTCCGGGCAAGCCGCTCCACGAGCCGCTGACTGAGGAGCAAACCATCCATGCCCGGTCCGTGAGTCTGTCGAGCGAATCCCTCGGCATCACGGCCAAGATGGATCTGGTCGAAGGCAGGGGCAGCGATGTCGTCCCGGTGGATTACAAGCGCGGCAAACGTCCGCACACGTCCAAGGGCGCCTATGACCCGGAGCGGGTGCAGCTGTGCGCCCAAGGGCTCCTGCTCCGCGAACATGGTTTTCACTGCGACGGCGGTGTGTTGTATTTTGTCGCATCCAAGGAGCGGGTACGGGTGGAATTCGACGATGACCTCGAAGCCCTGACCCGCAGATCCATAGCCGAACTCGCCTTGCTGGCCGGGCAGGCCATGGCTCCGGAACCGTTGATTGACAGTCCGAAATGTCCGCATTGTTCACTCGTGGGCATCTGCCTCCCCGACGAGACCGGCTTCCTTCGGGGCAGGGAGATGGCGATCCGTCCCATTTTCGCCGGAGTGGAACAGGCCTCGCCGCTCTATGTGCAGTCGCCCAAGGCGTATATCCGCAAGAACGGCATGCGTCTGTTGGTGGAGGAAAACAGGGAGATCGTGGCCGAAGCGCGTCTGGAAGAGGTCAGCCAGTTGGCCGTGTTCGGCAGCTCCATGCTGACCACGCCGGCCTTGCACGAGTGCTTCCGAAGGGAAATTCCGGTCACGTACCTGAGCTATGGCGGTTGGTTTCTTGGACATACCGTTGGAACCGGACACCGAAACGTTGAGACGCGGACGGCGCAATACCGCGCGAGTTTCGATCAGGCCATGTGTCTGGGCTTGGCGCGGTCCCTGGTGGCGGCCAAGATCGCGAACAGCCGGACCCTGTTGCGCCGGAATCATCGGGGGGAGGGCGCTCCGAAGGATGCGCTGGAGGGGCTGGGGCGGGATGTCCGCATGGCCCGGACCGCATCGAATCTGGAAAGTCTGCTCGGACATGAGGGCACGGCGGCGAGCCGGTACTTCGGCCTGTTTGCGGCAATGTTCAAATCGGATGGGCCCGACTCGTGGCGATTCGACTTCGTCAGCCGCAACAGAAGACCGCCCAAGGATCCGGTCAACGCCATGCTCTCCTTTGCCTACGCCATGCTGGTGCGCGAATTGAGCGTAGCCCTGTCGGCCGTAGGCCTTGATCCGTATCGGGGTTTTTATCACCAACCCAGGTTCGGGCGGCCGGCCCTCGCCCTGGACATGATGGAGCCATTTCGCCCCCTCGTTGCGGACTCTGTCGTCATTACCGTCGTCAACAACGGTGAGGTTCAGACCGGTGATTTCGTCCAAGCGGCCGGCAGCTGCAATCTGACCGACAAGGGGCGCAAATCGTTCATCCGCGCCTTTGAACGCCGCATGAATCAGGAAGTGACGCATCCGATATTCAAGTATCGCATTTCGTACAGGCGGTTGCTTGAGGTTCAGGCCAGACTTCTGGTGCGTTATCTGAGTGGGGAGATCAACGAATATCCCTGCTTCATGACGAGGTGA
- a CDS encoding type II toxin-antitoxin system Phd/YefM family antitoxin, translated as MLQTTYTDARANLASLCDEVTENQEIVVIRRRKGKSVAMIDAAELQSLVESAHLMRSPKNAERLLAALDRALKGQGEASDINRLKTETGLAE; from the coding sequence ATGCTGCAAACCACCTACACCGACGCCCGCGCCAATCTGGCCAGCCTGTGCGACGAGGTCACCGAAAACCAGGAAATCGTCGTCATCCGCCGCCGCAAGGGGAAAAGCGTGGCCATGATAGACGCGGCGGAGTTGCAAAGCCTGGTCGAAAGCGCGCACCTCATGCGCTCGCCCAAAAACGCCGAGCGCCTACTTGCGGCCCTGGACAGAGCCCTCAAGGGCCAGGGCGAGGCGTCGGACATCAACCGGCTGAAGACGGAGACGGGCCTTGCGGAATAA
- a CDS encoding Txe/YoeB family addiction module toxin, which produces MRNKDRIAVFQSEFREDLRHWVQTDRRVALRVLELVEAVMRDPFQGIGKPEPLKYLAPGVWSRRITQEHRLVYLVRDDRVDFVQGRYHY; this is translated from the coding sequence TTGCGGAATAAGGACCGGATAGCGGTCTTCCAGTCCGAGTTCCGCGAAGACCTGCGCCACTGGGTGCAGACCGACCGCCGCGTGGCCCTGCGCGTCCTGGAACTGGTCGAAGCCGTCATGCGCGACCCATTCCAGGGCATCGGCAAACCCGAACCCCTCAAATACCTCGCCCCCGGCGTCTGGTCCCGCCGCATCACACAGGAGCACCGGTTGGTGTATCTGGTGCGGGATGATCGGGTGGATTTTGTGCAGGGGCGGTATCATTATTGA
- the csb2 gene encoding type I-G CRISPR-associated protein Csb2, whose amino-acid sequence MPTIIMTFPGRRYHATPWGHHVNEGLIEWPPSPWRLLRALLSVGYTKCGWSYESLPDAVRSLFEKLASVMPTYMLPAATGAHTRHYMPVNEGRAEKRTLVFDTWAQIDAGCLAVSWDVELTEEEIQLLAALADHLGYLGRAESWVEARLEKTSPVMWMPNCYPNDSAPGFGWEQVSVFVPLSFDDYENWINQARDDVIRHFDFVDETKPKLSKEEKKIQKARQSALEKAMKPYPKSLFDALHWDTADWKQYRWIQAPGSKRVLYWRKSDALQIQPMVTSKACSSPSVKIIVLAMATAQGNKHALPPVVHTLIHGERLHKLVLGKIGQHHTVLSGCDENASPLKGMHEHAHILPLDLDDDGHLDHFTIWAPAGLDAQAERAFATLRNSFSKGLKSLHIAIAATCREVEELIGLPGEYGEALQMRLGLQPSCDWMSHTPFVPPRYLKKSGRNTLQGQIMAECDSRGLPVPVEIELLDPRGHPILLRQRHFSRKRKFGPQPPVDCSFSVRIQFNEPVRGPICLGYGSHFGLGLFSPLY is encoded by the coding sequence ATGCCAACAATAATTATGACTTTCCCCGGCAGGCGTTACCACGCCACGCCTTGGGGGCATCACGTCAACGAAGGGCTGATTGAATGGCCACCGTCACCCTGGCGTTTGCTACGAGCGCTTCTTAGCGTCGGGTACACGAAATGCGGATGGAGTTACGAAAGTCTTCCTGACGCGGTTCGTTCTTTGTTTGAAAAATTGGCCAGCGTGATGCCTACATATATGCTGCCTGCTGCGACTGGTGCTCATACTCGGCATTACATGCCTGTGAATGAAGGCCGTGCGGAAAAACGCACATTGGTCTTCGATACATGGGCGCAGATTGACGCCGGGTGCTTGGCTGTAAGCTGGGACGTGGAGTTGACTGAGGAAGAAATTCAGTTGCTCGCCGCGCTTGCCGACCATCTTGGGTATCTGGGGCGTGCTGAAAGCTGGGTTGAAGCTCGTCTTGAAAAAACCAGTCCAGTCATGTGGATGCCAAATTGTTATCCCAATGATAGTGCTCCTGGATTTGGCTGGGAGCAGGTTTCCGTTTTCGTGCCACTTTCGTTTGACGATTATGAGAATTGGATAAATCAGGCCCGTGACGATGTCATTCGGCATTTCGATTTTGTTGATGAAACCAAGCCAAAGCTATCAAAGGAAGAGAAGAAAATCCAGAAAGCACGGCAATCTGCACTGGAAAAGGCCATGAAGCCGTACCCTAAGAGTCTTTTTGACGCTCTGCACTGGGATACTGCGGACTGGAAGCAGTACAGATGGATCCAAGCCCCTGGCAGTAAACGCGTGCTGTATTGGCGGAAGAGCGATGCCTTGCAGATTCAGCCCATGGTCACATCCAAGGCGTGTTCAAGTCCTTCCGTCAAAATCATAGTTCTAGCCATGGCAACGGCACAGGGAAACAAGCATGCCTTGCCGCCAGTGGTCCACACGCTCATTCATGGGGAACGGTTGCACAAACTCGTGCTTGGCAAAATTGGCCAGCATCACACCGTCCTGTCTGGATGTGATGAAAACGCCTCACCATTAAAAGGGATGCATGAGCATGCCCATATCCTACCTCTTGACCTGGATGATGATGGGCACTTGGATCACTTCACAATCTGGGCTCCAGCGGGTTTGGACGCACAGGCGGAAAGGGCTTTTGCAACTCTGCGTAATTCCTTCTCAAAAGGCTTGAAGTCATTGCATATTGCCATAGCAGCAACCTGCCGTGAGGTGGAAGAGCTTATCGGACTTCCCGGCGAATATGGAGAAGCTTTACAGATGCGTCTGGGGCTCCAGCCCTCTTGCGATTGGATGTCTCATACGCCTTTTGTACCGCCACGTTATTTGAAAAAATCTGGCAGGAACACTTTGCAAGGGCAAATTATGGCAGAGTGCGATTCGAGGGGGCTACCTGTTCCAGTGGAAATAGAACTGCTTGATCCGCGTGGTCACCCCATACTGCTCAGGCAAAGACATTTTTCGCGTAAAAGGAAATTCGGCCCTCAACCGCCGGTGGATTGCAGTTTTTCGGTTCGGATTCAGTTCAATGAACCGGTTCGTGGTCCGATTTGTTTGGGCTACGGGAGTCATTTTGGTCTGGGTTTGTTTTCTCCTCTGTATTGA
- the cas7g gene encoding type I-G CRISPR-associated RAMP protein Csb1/Cas7g, producing the protein MTLDLSALDGVNRLLFSIPLEPLQGHRFQPTGFPALGAATFSTKYGPSLLVESAQSMANRLELTIWDETKNDVKTALLGLSHIRVKRGEEFLTDSLLESHRINSPYILEGSDKTFFNQIKSELDVLETGPINRSKLSKLLLKYDICSLLHGVFLAKKELAGGRLRLSRSVEAFIEADGVRVAASGGVKNDHVNPSGDTKSGFGNVPFARDEYTADFITLYAKVDLAQIRGYGLGEDVTKLLITLALYKIRVLLNSDLRLRTACDLRVVNDVIAATKPSGFILPNVEEIESELTKAIAACKDNMKITVVTFNDELKKGKDKGESAGGEQTEPDEN; encoded by the coding sequence ATGACTTTGGATCTTTCTGCTCTTGATGGCGTGAATCGTCTGCTGTTCTCGATTCCCCTTGAACCACTGCAGGGGCATCGCTTCCAGCCTACGGGCTTTCCTGCCTTGGGTGCGGCCACGTTTTCAACCAAATATGGTCCGTCGCTGCTTGTTGAAAGTGCACAAAGCATGGCCAATAGACTGGAATTGACGATCTGGGACGAAACCAAAAATGATGTGAAGACAGCTTTGCTTGGCCTGTCGCATATCCGCGTTAAACGAGGCGAAGAATTTTTGACGGACTCGCTTCTTGAATCTCATCGTATCAACAGTCCATATATTCTCGAAGGTTCCGACAAAACATTTTTTAACCAAATCAAGAGTGAATTGGATGTCTTGGAAACAGGCCCGATCAATCGTAGCAAGCTTTCCAAGCTGTTGCTCAAGTATGATATTTGTTCCCTTCTGCACGGTGTCTTTTTGGCGAAGAAAGAACTTGCAGGGGGAAGGTTGCGTTTATCTCGATCTGTCGAGGCATTTATAGAAGCAGACGGCGTACGGGTTGCAGCATCTGGTGGGGTAAAAAATGACCATGTCAATCCTTCTGGAGATACTAAAAGTGGATTTGGTAACGTTCCATTTGCACGCGATGAATATACTGCAGATTTTATTACCCTATATGCAAAGGTCGATTTAGCGCAGATCCGTGGATATGGGCTTGGCGAAGATGTCACAAAGCTCTTGATCACACTTGCTTTGTATAAAATTAGAGTTTTGCTTAATAGCGACCTTCGATTACGCACGGCTTGTGATTTGCGAGTTGTGAACGATGTTATTGCGGCGACAAAGCCATCCGGTTTTATTCTACCAAATGTCGAAGAAATAGAAAGCGAACTCACTAAGGCCATTGCTGCATGCAAAGATAACATGAAGATAACAGTCGTCACATTCAATGATGAACTCAAAAAGGGTAAAGACAAAGGTGAAAGCGCAGGCGGCGAGCAAACTGAACCTGACGAGAACTAG
- the cas8g1 gene encoding type I-G CRISPR-associated protein Cas8g1/Csx17: protein MIHVYKLDGCAPTPLINYLKALGILRLLAEQLDINVRGWWVGNCFSISTTFDMNAIISFFREKYEPTPIFNPWGGRSGFYNGSSEKSAREVLDSIVASDSPRFETYRNTIILIQKIIRDVAGEQKPKDELKGKFILSLRNSVRGKSILWMDTVSSIVGSGDRIDIMHPAIFGTGGNEGSGSYTSAYMAAIKKCILDPKLDASLEQVLFGHNLCNSSWDQNVGQFVPEGIINPWDILLSFEGACLIRSGITSRNTTDSVRWMSSPFYISGSAYGYAGESRIDEIKMNKGKELPGNGEQWFPLWPSPMTYQELAHIFVEGRAASKRRRADDGWAMVRAITDRGIRQGISEFIRYGYLQRNNLATHFAVPLGRYRVPEKHLPILACTDDLEKNNWISKLRKNAHQKKAASRLLQIEQNLGHKLFDLSARPSDPSLWQQVLIAMTDLETVMATGNGFHSGPIPPLRPEWVSAANDNSPEFRLALAFALQGSFQNSSSNFDGVRRHWLPLKTQTRFATNGDTMNPRLDKKPDVVAFGRDAVDDAIAVMKRRMVESAQNGGRLFPLIPTRGASAQPADLCRVLAGEVDLQRTMLLARAFMALDLRMWNAFHPSISMFPLDYPSDTWLAIRVAHSPWVLPNGQVVGADPAIIRRLESGDATSAFSIAQRRLRAAGVHTIAQFATVSPQTARLWAAALAFPVSKNYLANFVSRIDPNTSSDKEYMS, encoded by the coding sequence ATGATACATGTGTATAAGCTTGATGGGTGTGCGCCTACTCCTCTAATAAATTATTTGAAGGCTTTGGGTATATTACGTCTTTTAGCTGAACAGCTTGATATAAATGTGCGAGGCTGGTGGGTAGGGAATTGTTTTTCCATTTCAACAACGTTTGATATGAATGCGATCATTTCATTTTTCCGTGAAAAATATGAGCCGACTCCAATTTTCAATCCTTGGGGAGGAAGATCTGGTTTTTATAATGGAAGTTCTGAAAAATCAGCACGTGAAGTACTCGATTCTATAGTTGCTTCAGATTCGCCTCGTTTCGAAACATACAGAAATACAATAATTCTTATTCAAAAAATAATTCGGGATGTTGCAGGTGAACAAAAGCCAAAAGATGAATTGAAAGGCAAATTTATTTTGTCTCTAAGAAATTCTGTTCGTGGAAAATCAATTCTTTGGATGGACACGGTATCATCAATAGTCGGTTCGGGTGATCGTATTGATATTATGCATCCTGCAATTTTTGGAACAGGAGGAAATGAAGGGAGCGGTAGCTATACTTCTGCTTATATGGCCGCCATCAAAAAATGTATTTTAGATCCAAAATTGGACGCTTCCCTAGAGCAAGTGCTTTTTGGGCACAACTTATGTAATAGCAGTTGGGATCAAAATGTTGGACAGTTTGTTCCTGAGGGAATCATTAATCCATGGGACATTCTTCTTTCTTTTGAAGGCGCATGTTTGATTCGTTCTGGAATAACTTCTAGGAATACGACTGACAGTGTTCGCTGGATGTCATCTCCATTTTACATATCTGGATCAGCATATGGATACGCTGGCGAATCGCGAATTGATGAAATAAAGATGAATAAGGGCAAAGAACTTCCTGGAAATGGAGAGCAGTGGTTTCCACTCTGGCCATCTCCCATGACTTACCAAGAGCTGGCTCATATTTTTGTTGAAGGGAGGGCCGCTTCCAAACGGCGTAGAGCGGACGACGGATGGGCCATGGTCCGTGCGATCACAGACCGCGGAATTCGTCAGGGAATCTCTGAATTTATCCGCTATGGATATCTTCAAAGAAATAATCTTGCGACGCATTTTGCAGTACCATTGGGGCGCTATAGGGTTCCTGAAAAACATTTGCCCATCCTTGCATGCACTGATGACCTAGAAAAGAACAACTGGATTTCCAAATTAAGAAAGAATGCGCACCAAAAAAAGGCTGCGTCAAGATTGCTTCAAATTGAGCAGAATCTCGGACACAAACTATTTGATCTATCTGCGCGTCCATCAGACCCCTCTCTCTGGCAGCAAGTACTTATCGCCATGACGGATCTTGAAACTGTCATGGCAACCGGAAATGGCTTTCATTCTGGCCCAATTCCGCCATTACGGCCGGAATGGGTCAGTGCTGCCAATGATAATTCTCCAGAATTTAGGCTTGCTTTGGCCTTTGCTCTCCAAGGTTCGTTTCAAAATTCGTCCAGTAATTTTGATGGGGTTCGTCGCCACTGGTTGCCACTCAAAACGCAAACACGGTTTGCCACGAACGGTGATACCATGAATCCCCGTTTGGATAAGAAGCCTGACGTGGTTGCATTTGGACGGGACGCTGTTGATGACGCCATCGCGGTTATGAAGAGGCGCATGGTCGAATCTGCACAAAACGGTGGGCGGCTCTTTCCTCTGATTCCTACGCGGGGCGCTTCAGCGCAACCAGCGGACTTGTGCCGCGTGCTGGCCGGAGAAGTTGACCTGCAAAGGACGATGTTGCTGGCTCGTGCATTTATGGCGTTAGATCTTCGCATGTGGAACGCATTTCATCCGTCCATTTCAATGTTTCCATTGGACTACCCTAGTGATACGTGGCTAGCCATTCGAGTTGCCCACAGTCCTTGGGTCTTGCCGAATGGTCAGGTTGTTGGAGCTGATCCGGCCATCATTCGAAGGCTGGAAAGCGGCGATGCAACATCTGCATTCTCTATTGCCCAAAGGCGACTGCGGGCAGCTGGTGTGCATACAATTGCCCAATTTGCAACTGTTTCACCACAAACAGCTCGACTCTGGGCGGCGGCTTTGGCGTTTCCGGTATCAAAGAATTACTTGGCAAATTTCGTGTCTCGAATTGATCCCAACACTTCATCTGATAAGGAGTACATGTCATGA
- a CDS encoding CRISPR-associated helicase/endonuclease Cas3: protein MEFKEFFQKMYGSDQVDPWSWQIKLALDDAFGNRLIRIPTGLGKTVGVLGAWLWNRFEKEEWSCPCRLVWCLPMRVLVEQTEMEVRNALKRLGIYWNGTGSHEGKVGVHVLMGGTDCGDWALYPEECAVLIGTQDMLLSRALNRGYAASRARWPMEFGLLNSDTLWIMDEVQLMDVGLATSFQLQAFRNDDDCEAKMLRPTFSWWMSATLQPDWFCTSPDTKDLMLGMPVSTIPAPERSGNLWDVRKTCRTISMKSAKELARSVHKAHVERDKSRSAPTLVVMNTVDRAVEVYQELLGNVASETLRLVHSRFRPSERESWREEFLNKAACTPGTDRIIVATQVIEAGVDMSSTLLFTELAPWSSLVQRFGRCARWGGAAQVVVVDFNADKPDDIKKALPYGPEELAAARTALSDLQDVSPKSLEEFEEAYANIRDLYPYEPSHLLLRHEIEELFDTSPDLSGADIDISRFIRSGDERDLYVFWVDIPPKEQPADSIQPTRKELCAVPFMRAREWLCGKTQRLAAGNRAWVWDWQEGVWRTARSTYLYPGQTVLVAANCGGYDTACGWSPASMKHVVSLAGQPVTDANKADSAQDDDSLSQTGWQTIAGHSLAVAEEARDIAQMLVSELAHIFHLAGRVHDIGKAYPDFQLQIQRARDSIFHARTDIAKAPKLYWNTRQRPRGLRHELASTLALFAILQRHDQNHEALLGPWKELLDAAGMTVAPVPEVQLPPTDIEREILDLDAEDFNLLLYLVCAHHGKIRLVWHPCPADQKHKDGKVWIRGVMDGATLPSIPLYTKEQELSEVRECCLDLAPSAAGLNPHTGLGWTERILNLLVTIGHFNMAWLEAIMRAADQRASTRVIKDPLLGGGQ from the coding sequence ATGGAGTTCAAAGAATTTTTTCAAAAAATGTACGGCTCCGACCAAGTTGATCCTTGGTCGTGGCAAATAAAATTGGCACTAGATGATGCCTTTGGAAATCGCCTGATCCGTATCCCTACCGGCCTTGGGAAAACAGTCGGAGTATTGGGTGCGTGGTTGTGGAATCGTTTTGAGAAAGAAGAATGGAGTTGTCCATGTCGTTTGGTCTGGTGTCTGCCAATGCGTGTTCTGGTGGAACAGACGGAAATGGAAGTTCGGAATGCTCTGAAACGTCTTGGCATTTACTGGAATGGAACTGGTTCCCATGAGGGCAAGGTCGGAGTTCACGTGCTCATGGGCGGCACAGACTGTGGCGATTGGGCGCTTTATCCCGAAGAATGTGCCGTGCTGATCGGTACGCAGGATATGCTTCTGTCACGCGCATTAAACCGAGGCTATGCAGCTTCGCGAGCTCGATGGCCCATGGAATTCGGCCTTCTCAATAGTGATACACTCTGGATCATGGACGAAGTGCAACTCATGGATGTCGGCTTGGCGACTTCTTTTCAGCTTCAGGCATTTCGCAACGATGACGATTGTGAAGCAAAAATGTTGCGCCCGACGTTTAGCTGGTGGATGAGCGCAACGCTGCAACCCGATTGGTTTTGCACCAGCCCGGATACCAAAGATCTGATGCTGGGCATGCCAGTATCAACAATACCTGCTCCTGAGCGTAGCGGGAACCTTTGGGATGTTCGCAAAACATGCCGCACGATATCTATGAAATCAGCCAAGGAACTGGCAAGAAGCGTCCACAAGGCACATGTTGAACGCGATAAGAGTAGAAGCGCGCCAACGCTTGTCGTTATGAACACTGTGGATCGAGCCGTGGAGGTATACCAAGAGCTGTTGGGTAACGTCGCATCAGAAACTCTTCGTTTGGTGCACAGCCGTTTTCGTCCTAGTGAACGCGAATCATGGCGCGAAGAATTTTTGAATAAGGCTGCTTGCACTCCCGGAACGGACCGCATCATTGTGGCAACTCAGGTCATTGAAGCTGGCGTGGATATGTCATCGACTCTGCTTTTCACGGAACTCGCACCTTGGTCCAGTCTTGTACAGCGTTTTGGACGCTGCGCTCGTTGGGGAGGTGCAGCACAGGTTGTTGTTGTAGATTTTAACGCAGATAAACCTGACGATATCAAAAAGGCACTGCCGTATGGTCCCGAAGAATTGGCCGCAGCTCGGACAGCTTTGAGCGATCTTCAAGACGTGTCACCTAAGAGCCTCGAAGAATTTGAAGAAGCGTACGCCAATATTCGCGATCTTTATCCTTACGAACCGTCACACCTCCTGCTCCGCCATGAAATCGAGGAGTTATTTGACACTTCTCCGGATTTGAGTGGTGCCGACATCGACATCAGTCGCTTCATCCGCTCGGGTGATGAGCGGGATCTGTACGTATTTTGGGTAGACATACCTCCAAAAGAGCAACCCGCCGATAGCATTCAACCGACACGAAAAGAATTATGCGCCGTGCCGTTTATGCGTGCCAGGGAATGGTTGTGCGGCAAAACGCAAAGGCTTGCTGCTGGAAATCGTGCCTGGGTCTGGGACTGGCAGGAGGGAGTATGGCGGACAGCTCGAAGTACATACTTATATCCCGGTCAAACAGTACTGGTTGCAGCGAACTGTGGTGGTTACGACACAGCATGCGGGTGGTCTCCTGCATCAATGAAGCATGTTGTTTCGCTTGCAGGCCAACCCGTCACGGATGCAAATAAGGCCGATTCTGCTCAGGATGATGACTCTTTGAGTCAAACAGGCTGGCAAACCATCGCTGGTCACAGCTTGGCGGTCGCAGAAGAGGCCCGTGATATTGCCCAAATGCTGGTTTCAGAATTGGCCCATATCTTTCACTTGGCTGGACGAGTTCATGACATCGGAAAAGCCTATCCTGACTTCCAGCTTCAGATTCAACGCGCAAGGGATAGTATCTTCCATGCCCGGACTGACATCGCTAAGGCTCCAAAATTATACTGGAATACAAGACAGCGCCCGCGAGGCCTGCGGCATGAACTGGCAAGCACACTCGCTTTGTTTGCGATACTCCAACGGCATGATCAAAATCATGAGGCGTTGTTGGGACCATGGAAAGAGTTGCTTGATGCTGCGGGCATGACTGTCGCCCCTGTGCCTGAGGTACAGCTGCCACCAACTGATATAGAACGGGAAATTCTTGATTTGGATGCCGAGGATTTTAATCTGCTTCTCTATTTGGTCTGTGCTCATCACGGCAAAATTCGCCTTGTGTGGCATCCCTGCCCCGCTGATCAAAAACACAAAGACGGCAAAGTTTGGATCCGGGGTGTTATGGACGGGGCGACCCTACCTTCAATTCCTCTTTACACCAAGGAACAAGAACTTTCCGAAGTGAGGGAATGTTGCCTTGATCTGGCTCCGTCTGCTGCTGGCTTGAATCCGCATACTGGACTTGGATGGACTGAGAGAATTTTGAATCTTTTAGTCACCATCGGGCACTTTAACATGGCTTGGTTGGAGGCGATTATGCGGGCTGCTGATCAAAGAGCTTCTACACGAGTCATTAAGGATCCGTTGTTGGGAGGTGGACAATGA
- a CDS encoding helix-turn-helix transcriptional regulator — translation MGANGFDSSKLERVLYLYMAIKATPGKSPGELRQELGVGTSTYGRYCALLKGLGMDFRFDRKARRHVIEKDAFLTAPDLTLDERLAIILAMGRLGGLQESFLASRARKAATKLLAVNEASVAAACSALLSGPEMPAHVGGRGQVVDTLFRAVTERRRIAVSYAKPHAEPEEFEVDPYQLYVLDGALYLDGYHWGRRAVRCFKACRIRRARLTEITFTNNRDYAYHERRLSSFRVFATEREPETVRIWFSPFAAPYIREEYHNPSQLLTDNPDDSLVYEVRATEPREVLWWAMRWGADFEVLEPEWLREEAMEKVRGMVGRYGMGGRESKSIAVTE, via the coding sequence ATGGGAGCAAATGGTTTTGATTCTTCGAAGCTGGAGCGGGTTTTGTATCTGTACATGGCCATCAAGGCGACACCAGGAAAATCACCGGGCGAGCTTCGGCAGGAACTCGGCGTCGGGACGTCGACCTACGGCAGGTACTGTGCGCTGCTCAAGGGGCTCGGGATGGATTTTCGTTTCGACAGGAAGGCCCGTCGGCACGTCATCGAGAAGGACGCCTTCCTGACAGCGCCGGATCTGACCCTTGACGAGCGCCTGGCCATCATCCTGGCCATGGGTCGGCTGGGCGGTCTGCAGGAATCCTTCCTGGCCTCGCGGGCGAGAAAGGCGGCCACCAAGCTCCTGGCCGTGAACGAGGCCTCGGTCGCCGCCGCCTGTTCGGCGCTCTTGAGCGGGCCGGAAATGCCGGCGCACGTCGGCGGCCGGGGCCAGGTCGTGGACACGCTGTTCAGGGCGGTCACCGAGCGTAGGCGGATTGCGGTCTCCTACGCCAAACCGCATGCCGAGCCCGAGGAGTTCGAGGTCGACCCCTACCAGCTCTACGTACTGGATGGGGCGCTGTACCTGGACGGCTACCACTGGGGTCGCAGGGCAGTGCGATGCTTCAAGGCATGCCGCATCCGCCGGGCACGGCTGACGGAAATCACCTTCACCAACAACCGCGACTACGCCTACCACGAGCGCCGCCTGAGCTCGTTTCGCGTCTTCGCCACCGAACGCGAGCCAGAGACCGTACGCATCTGGTTTTCACCCTTCGCGGCGCCGTACATCCGAGAGGAGTACCACAACCCCAGCCAGCTCCTGACAGACAACCCCGACGACTCGCTGGTCTACGAGGTACGGGCGACGGAACCCAGGGAAGTGCTGTGGTGGGCCATGCGCTGGGGAGCGGATTTCGAGGTGCTGGAGCCGGAGTGGCTCAGGGAAGAGGCGATGGAGAAGGTGAGGGGGATGGTGGGGAGGTATGGGATGGGGGGGCGAGAATCCAAAAGCATCGCAGTGACCGAATAG